From the genome of Sphingobacterium kitahiroshimense, one region includes:
- a CDS encoding TetR/AcrR family transcriptional regulator, translated as MARKTYQGEKNNKSRTMNKLIQAVGIVLKQKGYTGLTVSNITAEAGVDRKLVSVYFGSVNNLIETYIKGKNYWDTINESAINLLTTASETSTRLILENLLLTQLEHFTNDEEMQKVVLWQISENTELMAHVTANREEIYPLLFPKADQELKDQQVDLRAISSILVAGIYYLVLHTKTTNSTFCEIDLTTDQGMGRIKTTIKKILEDTYSIV; from the coding sequence ATGGCTAGAAAAACTTACCAAGGAGAAAAAAACAACAAAAGTAGAACGATGAATAAGCTGATTCAAGCTGTTGGAATTGTTCTGAAACAAAAAGGATATACTGGATTAACCGTGAGCAACATTACGGCCGAAGCTGGTGTAGATAGAAAACTCGTCTCTGTTTATTTTGGTTCCGTAAACAATCTCATTGAAACCTATATTAAAGGAAAAAATTATTGGGATACCATTAACGAAAGTGCGATAAACCTTTTAACTACTGCTTCTGAAACAAGTACACGCCTCATTCTTGAAAATCTATTATTGACTCAACTTGAACATTTCACGAACGACGAAGAAATGCAAAAAGTTGTGCTCTGGCAGATTAGTGAAAATACAGAGCTCATGGCTCACGTAACAGCAAACAGAGAGGAAATTTACCCCTTGCTTTTTCCCAAAGCCGATCAGGAACTAAAAGATCAACAAGTAGATCTAAGAGCGATTTCCAGTATCTTGGTTGCCGGCATTTATTATCTTGTCCTGCATACCAAAACAACTAATAGCACATTTTGCGAAATAGACCTCACAACAGACCAAGGAATGGGAAGAATTAAAACAACAATTAAAAAAATATTAGAAGATACCTATAGCATAGTTTAG
- a CDS encoding carboxymuconolactone decarboxylase family protein, with amino-acid sequence MQNRINIGSVEPNALKAMMGLETYISQAPISKSLKELIKIRASQINGCAYCIDMHTKDALKNGETNQRIFLLSAWHETHDIFTKEEKVVLKITEEVTLIHKNGLTDETYDKALKFFSDNQIAQIIMAVVVINAWNRIAISGHLKIEEAHG; translated from the coding sequence ATGCAAAATCGTATTAATATCGGTTCGGTAGAACCCAATGCATTAAAGGCAATGATGGGCCTTGAAACGTATATCTCTCAAGCTCCGATTTCAAAATCGCTAAAAGAGCTTATTAAAATTCGTGCTTCTCAAATTAATGGATGTGCTTATTGCATCGATATGCACACCAAGGATGCGTTGAAAAACGGAGAAACAAACCAACGTATTTTTCTGCTAAGTGCATGGCATGAAACACATGATATTTTTACCAAAGAGGAAAAGGTAGTGCTAAAAATTACAGAAGAAGTAACACTAATCCATAAAAACGGATTAACTGACGAAACCTACGACAAAGCTTTAAAGTTCTTTTCCGATAATCAGATCGCTCAAATCATCATGGCAGTTGTAGTGATTAATGCCTGGAACAGAATTGCAATCAGTGGCCATCTAAAAATCGAAGAAGCCCACGGATAA
- a CDS encoding Crp/Fnr family transcriptional regulator: protein MSELFRKHLEKFVTIDDETFHEILKYFNTKQVAKKENLLQEGQVCKHHYFVVHGLLRKFFINEKGTEQTTEFAIETWWLTDNIAYEHKQPTSCYIQAVEKTQVLYIDQECQEKLLAAFPVMERYFRFIYQRAYAAAQLRVHYLFSLSKEEFYLSLAHKHPEFVQRVPQYLIASFLGFTPEYLSEIRKKSVS, encoded by the coding sequence ATGTCGGAGTTATTCAGAAAACATTTAGAAAAATTCGTCACGATTGATGATGAGACATTTCATGAAATATTGAAGTATTTTAACACAAAACAGGTCGCCAAAAAAGAAAATTTACTGCAGGAAGGACAAGTTTGCAAGCATCATTATTTTGTTGTTCATGGTTTACTCCGTAAATTCTTTATCAATGAAAAAGGTACCGAACAAACAACAGAATTTGCTATCGAAACCTGGTGGCTCACCGATAATATTGCATATGAACATAAACAACCGACGTCCTGTTACATTCAAGCAGTAGAAAAAACGCAAGTGCTATATATAGATCAGGAATGTCAAGAAAAACTTTTAGCTGCATTTCCGGTTATGGAACGCTATTTTCGATTTATCTATCAAAGAGCATATGCCGCCGCACAGTTGCGCGTACACTATCTTTTTTCATTATCTAAAGAGGAGTTTTATTTAAGTTTGGCGCATAAACACCCTGAATTTGTACAAAGAGTACCTCAATATCTTATTGCCTCTTTTCTTGGTTTTACGCCAGAATATTTAAGTGAAATCCGGAAGAAAAGTGTTTCTTAA
- a CDS encoding GH92 family glycosyl hydrolase, translating to MLKKIIKHKSNTLLRTIYCCSFLSIFMLKGFSQTQGPKEYVDYVNPYMGNISHLLVPTYPTVHLPNSMLRVYPERADFTSDRLFGLPLIVTSHRGKSAFNLSPMIKLPSDLKPVQLYSYDQEEINPYSYSVQLDQEDIKVDYAVSHQSGMYTFTFPTKSNKYLQFNSHEGKLQWDGQGLSGSQDIGNGTRVYIYAVPESKPITVSLLKGSKLEKSTEVAGKNACIVLQFDQSGSALRMKYGISFIDVAQAKANLKREITDFNQEKLAANGRKIWNEALGKIAVEGENESDKKVFYTSLYRTYERPVNISEDNRYYSAFDGKVHDDQGKAFFTDDWIWDSYRAHHPLRVLLDSDNEALILNSFVRMSEQMKEPWLPTFPEITGDSRRMNSNHGVATLLDAYRKGIRNFDIKKAYLAAKGAITEKTLAPWSGKPAGKLDVFFKENGYIPALYPNEKETIPEVNSFEKRQPVAVTLGTSYDLWCLAQLANELGMKADYELFMKQSFNYRNLFNEQTKFFHPKDDKGKFIMPFDYVFSGGQGAREYYGENNAWIYRWDVQHNIPDLIKLMGGNELFIQYLDDMFQQPLGRSKFDFYAQLPDHTGNVGQFSMANEPSLHIPYLYNYAGQPWMTQKRIHKLVGEWFRNDLMGVPGDEDGGGMSAFVVFSQMGFYPVTPGLTSYSIGSPFFSKVSIQLPNGKSFVIIGKNASEKNKYIQSAKLNGQPLNTPQLDHADILKGGILEFVMGDKANKNWGN from the coding sequence ATGTTAAAAAAGATTATTAAACATAAATCGAATACATTATTACGCACAATATATTGCTGTTCTTTTCTTTCGATTTTTATGCTAAAAGGTTTTTCTCAGACCCAAGGCCCCAAAGAATATGTGGATTATGTCAATCCTTATATGGGAAACATCAGTCATTTATTGGTGCCGACTTACCCGACCGTTCATCTACCAAATAGTATGTTGCGGGTTTATCCTGAGCGAGCGGACTTCACTTCAGATCGCTTATTTGGTCTTCCGCTTATTGTTACGAGTCACCGTGGAAAATCGGCTTTTAACTTGAGTCCGATGATAAAATTACCATCCGATCTGAAACCTGTGCAACTGTACAGTTATGATCAAGAAGAAATAAATCCCTATTCTTATTCGGTACAGTTGGATCAGGAGGATATCAAAGTAGATTATGCGGTATCACATCAGTCGGGTATGTACACCTTTACTTTTCCTACCAAATCAAACAAGTATCTGCAGTTCAATTCACATGAAGGAAAATTGCAGTGGGATGGTCAGGGGCTTTCCGGTTCCCAGGATATCGGGAATGGCACCCGTGTCTATATTTATGCTGTTCCCGAATCAAAACCGATAACAGTGAGTCTTTTGAAAGGCTCGAAATTGGAAAAAAGCACTGAAGTTGCAGGTAAAAATGCCTGTATCGTATTGCAATTTGACCAATCTGGATCAGCCTTACGGATGAAGTACGGTATTTCTTTTATCGACGTTGCACAGGCAAAAGCCAATCTGAAACGTGAGATTACGGATTTTAACCAAGAAAAATTAGCAGCCAATGGACGAAAGATCTGGAATGAGGCTTTAGGGAAAATTGCTGTAGAAGGTGAAAATGAATCGGATAAAAAGGTGTTTTATACCTCTTTATATAGAACTTATGAGCGTCCTGTTAATATTTCTGAGGATAATCGCTACTACAGTGCATTTGACGGAAAAGTACATGATGATCAAGGGAAAGCATTTTTTACAGATGATTGGATATGGGACTCGTACAGGGCGCATCATCCGCTTCGGGTATTGCTCGATTCGGATAATGAAGCCTTGATTTTGAATTCCTTCGTTCGGATGTCTGAACAGATGAAGGAACCATGGTTGCCGACTTTCCCTGAAATAACCGGTGATAGCAGACGCATGAATTCCAATCATGGCGTGGCCACATTGCTAGATGCTTACCGAAAAGGAATACGTAATTTCGATATTAAGAAAGCTTATCTGGCGGCGAAAGGTGCTATAACTGAAAAGACTTTAGCACCATGGTCAGGTAAACCTGCCGGAAAATTGGATGTTTTTTTTAAGGAAAATGGCTATATACCGGCACTGTATCCTAATGAGAAAGAGACAATACCTGAGGTGAACAGTTTTGAAAAAAGACAACCTGTGGCAGTTACTTTGGGTACTTCCTATGATCTTTGGTGTTTGGCTCAATTAGCCAACGAGCTTGGTATGAAAGCGGATTATGAACTGTTTATGAAACAGTCATTCAACTATAGGAATCTATTCAATGAGCAAACTAAATTTTTCCATCCAAAGGACGATAAAGGTAAATTTATTATGCCTTTTGATTATGTGTTTTCAGGAGGACAGGGGGCGCGTGAATACTATGGCGAAAATAATGCCTGGATATACCGCTGGGATGTACAGCATAATATTCCGGATCTTATTAAATTGATGGGTGGTAATGAACTGTTTATTCAATATTTAGACGATATGTTCCAGCAACCTTTGGGCAGATCTAAATTTGATTTTTATGCGCAACTTCCTGACCATACCGGAAATGTAGGACAATTCTCTATGGCCAATGAACCTTCGCTCCATATTCCATATCTATACAACTATGCGGGACAGCCTTGGATGACACAAAAACGGATTCACAAATTGGTAGGAGAATGGTTTAGAAACGATTTGATGGGAGTACCTGGAGATGAGGACGGAGGGGGTATGTCAGCGTTTGTTGTTTTTTCACAGATGGGATTCTATCCGGTAACTCCTGGACTTACTTCTTATAGCATAGGTTCTCCATTCTTCTCAAAAGTGAGTATACAACTTCCCAATGGCAAGTCTTTTGTTATTATCGGAAAAAATGCTTCGGAAAAAAATAAATATATTCAGTCGGCCAAATTGAATGGCCAACCTTTGAATACACCACAATTAGATCATGCGGATATTCTTAAAGGGGGGATACTTGAATTTGTTATGGGTGATAAAGCCAATAAAAACTGGGGTAACTAA
- a CDS encoding LytR/AlgR family response regulator transcription factor: MKCIIVDDEPLAREEMSNLVQEISALEIVGEFSSAIGAMEFLKNNAVDLLFLDIEMPTINGLDFAQSLPTDKLVILTTAYSQYALQGYELDAIDYLLKPIKKERLAKAITKAIAYQKLLTFHEQKNTFEASNDNSILIKSDRKYYKITFDEIKFIEALKDYVVIYTRNNKLITAMNLKTIHQKLNSELIIRVSKSYLINMSFIDSFDSHTIYIDDAEIPIGEIYRNDFFQKYTSGLL, encoded by the coding sequence ATGAAGTGTATTATAGTTGATGATGAACCTCTCGCTCGTGAAGAAATGAGCAATCTGGTACAAGAAATTTCAGCCCTTGAGATTGTAGGGGAATTTTCCAGCGCTATTGGGGCAATGGAATTTTTAAAAAATAATGCTGTTGATCTGCTATTTCTGGATATTGAAATGCCGACCATCAATGGTCTTGATTTTGCACAGTCATTGCCTACAGATAAATTAGTGATTTTAACGACAGCATATAGTCAGTATGCATTGCAGGGGTATGAACTTGACGCAATTGACTATCTCTTAAAACCGATCAAAAAGGAGCGACTAGCAAAAGCGATAACGAAAGCAATCGCTTACCAAAAACTGTTGACATTTCATGAACAGAAAAACACATTTGAAGCCAGCAATGACAATTCTATACTGATAAAATCAGATCGAAAATATTATAAAATCACCTTTGATGAAATCAAATTCATTGAAGCCCTAAAAGATTATGTCGTGATCTATACTCGCAACAACAAACTGATCACAGCCATGAACTTAAAAACAATCCATCAAAAACTGAACTCCGAACTCATTATCCGGGTAAGTAAATCTTACCTGATCAATATGTCATTTATCGATTCTTTTGATAGTCATACCATTTACATAGACGACGCAGAGATACCAATAGGAGAAATCTATCGCAACGATTTTTTCCAAAAATATACAAGCGGTCTTTTATAA
- a CDS encoding sensor histidine kinase, producing MKTELSDPYKTYLHLSVWIVFVCMFYINMYLLIPRFFFKGRYEIYIILLILLVIGSLLIVMYVSNYMHVITAANLKVDKRQNMNFFNGILVSIPIILTTTTLKLFNRWIKDNKRISELKNLALTTELTSLRNQIQPHFLFNMLNNVKALIRKDPEMATEVIIKLSDFLRYQLYENDNDKTLLTGEINFITNFLKLEEIRRDHLKTTIQCEPELVKKNIFLPPHIFTAFIENAIKYSLSATEGTSFIHISFMASDGQLHFECRNSKDPKLALNPNKKYSGLGLTNTKRRLALLYQDDYQLNITVQETEYSVKLTIPI from the coding sequence ATGAAGACAGAGCTATCTGATCCATATAAAACCTATCTACATTTATCAGTATGGATCGTTTTTGTATGTATGTTCTACATCAATATGTATCTGCTGATACCACGTTTTTTTTTCAAGGGAAGGTATGAGATCTATATAATATTATTAATCTTATTGGTTATTGGAAGTTTACTGATCGTCATGTATGTTTCCAATTATATGCATGTTATAACGGCTGCAAATTTAAAAGTTGATAAGCGGCAAAACATGAATTTTTTCAACGGGATCTTAGTCAGTATTCCCATTATTTTGACAACCACAACATTGAAACTTTTTAATCGTTGGATCAAAGACAATAAGAGAATATCTGAACTCAAAAATCTGGCCCTAACAACTGAGTTAACTTCCTTAAGAAACCAGATACAGCCACACTTTTTGTTTAATATGTTGAATAATGTCAAAGCACTGATACGTAAAGATCCTGAAATGGCAACGGAAGTCATTATCAAACTATCGGATTTTTTAAGATACCAGCTTTACGAAAATGATAACGATAAAACACTTTTAACTGGAGAAATAAACTTTATAACCAATTTTCTAAAATTGGAAGAAATAAGAAGAGATCACTTGAAAACGACCATACAATGTGAACCTGAACTCGTTAAAAAAAATATTTTCTTACCTCCGCATATTTTTACGGCCTTTATCGAAAATGCTATAAAATACAGTTTAAGTGCGACAGAAGGAACGTCCTTTATTCATATTTCCTTTATGGCAAGTGATGGGCAGCTTCACTTTGAATGCCGCAATTCCAAAGATCCAAAACTTGCCCTCAATCCTAACAAAAAATATAGTGGACTGGGCCTCACCAATACTAAACGTAGGTTAGCATTGTTATATCAAGACGATTATCAGTTAAATATTACTGTTCAAGAAACGGAATATAGCGTAAAATTAACGATCCCAATATGA
- a CDS encoding DUF6268 family outer membrane beta-barrel protein — protein MLKKILLIFGIGIYTFITKAQTKDSIPDKVRAIIADKFPAIRVLNLEYEIVGGFKYASKYLKNPLPKGEVQNMHQANASMNVNLMKRKNWTLGTLVGYRHFSVELLQPDLSTRQIYQEKQDYHYHHESLNFTYYSRLFGKMAIYSASLMTDGSEKGFERVRGMLMGNLVLKATREVQMTLGVVGLLDPSALVPVIPTFTYKRQYQQGWVVDVVLPKAVYLRKTILGNGRASFGSELDNNTFYIYDFAGLSSVQIFNQMNLNSGLLYEHNLGRSFIAMVKTGMRNSLRSRISEKNKSQNDFIYEASTDPSFYFNAGLSFNPFAKKRVN, from the coding sequence ATGTTAAAAAAGATTTTGCTCATATTTGGAATAGGCATTTACACTTTTATTACCAAAGCCCAGACAAAAGACAGTATCCCAGACAAAGTCCGTGCTATTATTGCGGATAAATTTCCGGCGATCCGCGTACTGAATCTGGAGTACGAAATTGTTGGTGGGTTTAAATATGCTTCAAAGTATTTAAAGAATCCACTTCCTAAGGGAGAGGTTCAAAATATGCATCAAGCGAATGCCAGTATGAATGTCAACTTGATGAAGAGAAAAAATTGGACTTTAGGAACGCTTGTGGGGTATCGGCATTTTTCTGTAGAGCTGCTGCAACCTGATTTGAGTACGCGGCAAATATATCAAGAGAAGCAAGATTATCACTATCACCATGAATCATTAAATTTTACTTACTACTCAAGATTATTTGGAAAAATGGCTATTTATAGCGCGAGTTTGATGACTGATGGAAGTGAGAAAGGCTTTGAACGTGTTCGTGGTATGCTGATGGGAAACTTGGTTCTAAAAGCTACCCGTGAGGTGCAGATGACCTTAGGTGTGGTCGGTTTATTGGATCCAAGTGCCCTTGTACCTGTGATACCTACTTTTACATATAAGAGACAGTATCAACAGGGCTGGGTGGTCGATGTCGTGTTGCCGAAAGCGGTTTATCTTCGTAAAACTATTTTGGGTAATGGACGTGCATCTTTTGGATCGGAGCTTGATAATAACACCTTCTATATCTATGATTTTGCTGGATTATCGAGCGTCCAGATCTTCAATCAGATGAACTTGAATTCAGGGTTGCTTTATGAACACAATCTGGGACGTTCTTTTATAGCTATGGTCAAAACCGGGATGAGAAATTCGTTAAGATCTCGAATATCAGAGAAAAACAAATCTCAGAACGATTTTATTTATGAAGCATCTACGGATCCATCTTTTTATTTTAATGCTGGTTTATCGTTTAATCCTTTTGCAAAAAAACGCGTTAATTAA
- a CDS encoding DUF2490 domain-containing protein, whose protein sequence is MLSKLFLLQSCMIFLFIFSVPLKAQTQQTFTGWSAAFFTYKINPMFSIHFDGQARSTDQLKDIQSFIIRPGLNYHIKNNMIATLGYAYIGNQRNISATHGWVPEHRIWEQFIINQKFTVLNRPSTLQHRFRLEQRFMGQPTVEQNELVTDRYDFAQRLRYFTRAIVPVSETTSFTDGPFIALQNEIFAHIQNSTNGKLFDQNRAYLALGWRVNPKFDIEAGYMNQYSLGRNNKTVNNIIQVAAYLRL, encoded by the coding sequence ATGCTATCTAAATTATTTCTTCTTCAGAGTTGCATGATCTTCCTGTTCATATTTAGTGTTCCTTTAAAAGCACAGACACAGCAGACATTTACAGGTTGGAGTGCCGCATTTTTCACTTACAAAATAAATCCCATGTTCAGCATACATTTTGATGGACAAGCTCGAAGTACAGATCAACTCAAAGACATACAATCCTTTATTATCCGACCGGGATTGAATTATCATATCAAGAACAATATGATTGCCACTTTAGGGTATGCCTACATCGGAAACCAAAGAAATATTAGCGCTACCCATGGCTGGGTACCAGAACACCGCATATGGGAGCAATTTATTATAAACCAAAAATTTACCGTTCTAAATCGACCTTCCACACTGCAGCACCGTTTTAGATTAGAACAGCGCTTTATGGGCCAACCTACTGTTGAGCAAAACGAGCTGGTTACGGACCGTTACGATTTTGCCCAAAGACTGCGCTATTTCACCCGTGCCATTGTCCCTGTTTCCGAAACCACTAGTTTTACTGATGGTCCTTTCATTGCACTGCAAAATGAAATTTTTGCACATATTCAAAATTCCACCAATGGTAAGTTATTTGACCAAAACAGAGCTTACCTAGCATTAGGATGGCGGGTAAATCCAAAATTTGATATAGAAGCAGGTTACATGAATCAATATAGCCTAGGAAGAAATAATAAGACTGTAAATAATATCATACAGGTCGCAGCTTACCTCAGATTATAA
- a CDS encoding outer membrane beta-barrel protein, which produces MLLLILLVPTEKVFSQIGAGIKLGGNLSHADGLSFRSANRIGFQVGGILSYHFRPNMAIQVEPTYNVTRVRTNAETVDQVNGIAKGNKALQFFDFPVLFKLDLTSNFALLGGLEFNKLLNEDKYLLNNGEEAFNRGSRMGYTFGLELGKLYFRYRNVERKTGVYHNWNTSISQYQIGVKWNLF; this is translated from the coding sequence GTGCTTCTATTAATACTTTTAGTACCTACTGAGAAGGTTTTTTCCCAAATTGGAGCAGGAATAAAATTAGGTGGAAATTTATCTCATGCAGATGGACTATCATTCCGTTCAGCAAATCGGATAGGTTTTCAAGTCGGAGGCATACTAAGTTATCATTTTAGACCTAACATGGCTATCCAAGTAGAGCCCACGTATAATGTAACACGTGTCAGAACAAATGCTGAAACTGTGGATCAGGTTAACGGTATTGCAAAAGGAAACAAGGCCCTCCAGTTCTTTGATTTCCCTGTATTATTTAAGTTAGACCTGACATCAAATTTTGCATTATTAGGTGGCCTCGAATTCAATAAACTATTGAATGAAGATAAATATCTACTGAATAATGGAGAAGAGGCATTTAATAGAGGCTCCCGAATGGGTTACACTTTTGGATTAGAATTGGGAAAATTGTATTTCCGATATCGAAATGTAGAAAGAAAAACCGGTGTATACCACAACTGGAATACGAGTATTTCGCAATATCAAATAGGCGTTAAATGGAACCTTTTCTAG
- a CDS encoding DoxX family protein: MKKNKLIFWIATAILIIWEGIMPLGTLLFAPQYVNAGTKPLGYPDYFAYALIICKVLGVIAISYPKTPSKLKEWAYAGLTFNLIFAFISHAMVDKNIGFMLLPLVILAILIISYAYGNKTYGLVVR, encoded by the coding sequence ATGAAAAAGAATAAATTAATCTTTTGGATAGCTACAGCGATCCTTATTATCTGGGAGGGTATCATGCCTCTTGGTACGCTTTTATTTGCGCCACAGTATGTTAATGCTGGAACTAAACCGTTAGGATATCCAGACTACTTCGCTTATGCACTTATTATCTGCAAAGTGCTCGGAGTAATAGCCATTTCTTATCCTAAAACTCCAAGTAAATTGAAAGAGTGGGCCTATGCCGGATTAACATTTAACCTAATTTTTGCTTTTATTAGCCATGCAATGGTCGATAAAAATATTGGATTTATGCTGTTGCCACTTGTTATACTTGCTATACTTATTATTTCTTATGCATATGGCAACAAGACGTATGGTCTTGTAGTAAGGTGA
- a CDS encoding mechanosensitive ion channel family protein — protein MMNEELIQLSQKFPAWIWNTAFILFSFALGILIKILFIPILRYQAIAQSSYSLFRSFIRRFNKILSLFIPLVVFNSLLPFTRFNTATLHIVGKINEILLISFFAVVLIQAIKVFEDYLYHRFDINKENNLRERKIRTQIVFIRKVFITIIIVVSFAIILLSFESMQKIGAGLLTGVGVGGIIIGFAAQKSLGNLLAGFQIAFTQPIRMDDVLVVEGEWGKVEEINLTYVVVNIWDKRRLVLPITYFIEKPFQNWTRTTAEILGTVFIYVDFAIPVQQLREKLGSLLMHHPLWDGKVNVLQVTDLKERTMEIRCLMSCRNSGQAFDLRCYVREEMMSYIRTNFPDCLSKSRIDYGAEVNRSELRGM, from the coding sequence ATGATGAACGAAGAATTAATTCAACTTTCACAAAAATTTCCGGCTTGGATATGGAATACTGCATTTATACTGTTTTCCTTTGCACTCGGGATCCTCATTAAAATTTTATTTATCCCGATTTTGCGTTATCAGGCGATTGCACAGTCATCTTATTCCCTCTTTCGGTCTTTTATACGGCGATTTAATAAGATTTTGAGTCTTTTTATTCCCTTGGTTGTTTTTAACAGTTTGTTACCTTTTACGCGTTTCAATACCGCCACATTGCATATTGTCGGTAAAATAAATGAAATCTTACTGATCAGCTTTTTTGCTGTTGTTCTGATTCAGGCCATAAAAGTTTTTGAAGATTATTTATATCATCGTTTTGATATCAATAAAGAGAATAACCTGCGTGAAAGAAAAATTAGGACACAGATTGTTTTTATTCGAAAGGTCTTCATTACTATTATCATCGTTGTGTCTTTTGCCATTATTTTGCTAAGCTTCGAAAGTATGCAGAAGATAGGTGCAGGACTGCTGACGGGTGTCGGAGTTGGTGGTATAATCATTGGTTTTGCCGCTCAGAAATCTCTTGGAAATTTATTAGCAGGTTTTCAGATTGCTTTTACACAGCCCATTCGGATGGATGATGTGCTGGTCGTTGAGGGCGAGTGGGGTAAGGTCGAAGAAATCAATCTGACTTATGTCGTGGTTAATATCTGGGATAAGCGCCGTCTGGTGCTGCCGATTACCTATTTCATCGAAAAACCTTTTCAGAATTGGACGAGAACTACGGCAGAGATATTAGGAACTGTTTTTATTTATGTTGATTTCGCGATTCCTGTCCAACAATTACGAGAAAAATTAGGATCATTGCTTATGCATCATCCTTTGTGGGACGGTAAGGTCAATGTCCTGCAGGTCACTGATCTGAAAGAGCGAACGATGGAGATTCGTTGCTTAATGAGTTGCCGAAACTCGGGACAGGCTTTTGATCTTCGCTGCTATGTAAGAGAAGAGATGATGAGTTATATAAGGACAAATTTCCCAGATTGTCTTTCTAAATCGAGAATTGATTATGGCGCTGAAGTTAATAGAAGTGAACTAAGAGGAATGTAG
- a CDS encoding response regulator transcription factor encodes MSLNSPSFHLTKLKLDQQLHGVQKNLKDGAYPINDLGSILPASVMMHDMQGLQPLCVSYMNNWGCERLGISVDEINALGEAYYSKYFIKEESKAIFEGVGKYLQQADFDKQYNFFQRVKLYQETDYKWFYSVCKLIKIKTDDRIKDTMIMLASPVEGIDLMISRVNKVLDEDIYIKNNYRIFASLTKREKTIITMIANGKSSKEMADELFISIHTINTHRKNIINKIGCNSFAALLKFAIAFELL; translated from the coding sequence ATGTCCTTGAATAGTCCTTCATTTCATCTCACAAAACTAAAGCTGGATCAGCAATTGCACGGTGTGCAGAAAAACCTGAAAGATGGTGCGTACCCCATCAACGATCTAGGTAGTATCCTTCCTGCTTCGGTGATGATGCACGATATGCAAGGGCTACAGCCTTTATGCGTGAGTTATATGAACAATTGGGGGTGTGAGCGCTTGGGCATCTCTGTTGATGAGATCAACGCTTTGGGCGAAGCATATTACAGTAAGTATTTTATAAAAGAAGAATCAAAAGCTATATTCGAAGGTGTTGGGAAATATTTGCAACAGGCTGATTTTGACAAACAATATAATTTTTTTCAACGGGTGAAATTATATCAGGAAACGGATTATAAATGGTTCTACTCGGTTTGCAAACTGATTAAAATAAAGACAGACGATCGAATTAAGGATACAATGATTATGCTCGCCAGTCCTGTAGAAGGAATTGATCTTATGATTTCAAGAGTAAACAAAGTGCTTGATGAAGATATTTACATTAAAAATAATTACAGGATATTTGCTTCGCTGACCAAACGCGAAAAAACAATAATTACTATGATTGCTAATGGCAAGTCATCCAAGGAAATGGCTGATGAATTGTTTATCTCTATTCATACTATAAATACGCATCGAAAAAATATTATTAATAAGATAGGATGTAATTCATTTGCAGCCTTGCTTAAATTTGCCATCGCTTTTGAGTTATTATAA